In Arthrobacter sp. UKPF54-2, the following are encoded in one genomic region:
- a CDS encoding aconitate hydratase: MSIVDSFGSKGKLNVAGTEYEIFRLNSVEGAENLPFSLKVLLENLLRTEDGANITADHVRALAGWDPNAEPDTEIQFTPARVIMQDFTGVPCVVDLATMREAVKELGGDPKRVNPLAPAEMVIDHSVQIDAFGNSGALERNMEIEYQRNGERYQFLRWGQTAFDDFKVVPPGTGIVHQVNIEYLARTVMTREVDGVLRAYPDTCVGTDSHTTMVNGLGVLGWGVGGIEAEAAMLGQPVSMLIPRVVGFKLTGSIPAGATATDVVLTITEQLRQHGVVGKFVEFYGEGVAAVPLANRATIGNMSPEFGSTAAMFPIDDVTLDYLRLTGRSDENVALVESYAKEQGLWHDPSREIKFSEYLELDLSTVVPSISGPKRPQDRIILTESKAQFREDLRNYVKEDLADGSLDEAIDESFPASDAPSFTASGTHLTDQAPHAHGPKSNGRPSKTVAVKTADGREFELDHGAVSIASITSCTNTSNPSVMLAAALLARNAVDKGLTSKPWVKTSVAPGSKVVTDYYNKSGLTPYLEKLGFYIVGYGCATCIGNSGPLDAEISEAIQANDLSVTAVLSGNRNFEGRINPDVKMNYLASPPLVIAYALAGTMDFDFENDALGQDEAGNDVFLKDIWPNPVEVQQVIDSSIDKGMFARGYEGVFEGDERWKALDTPAGDTFAWDEKSTYVRKPPYFEGMQAQPEPVQDITGARVLLKLGDSVTTDHISPAGSFKSDTPAGQYLLANGVERKDFNSYGSRRGNHEVMIRGTFANIRIKNQLLEGVEGGFTRDFTQADGPQAYVYDAAQNYQAAGTPLVVLAGKEYGSGSSRDWAAKGTALLGVKAVIAESYERIHRSNLIGMGVLPLQYPAGQNAASLGLTGTETFAVEGVTALNEGTTPKTLKVTATAEDGSTTSFDAVLRIDTPGEADYYRNGGILQYVLRQISAN, encoded by the coding sequence ATGAGCATTGTGGACAGCTTCGGTTCAAAAGGCAAACTTAATGTAGCCGGTACCGAATACGAAATTTTCCGGTTGAACTCCGTTGAAGGTGCAGAAAACCTTCCGTTCAGCCTCAAGGTATTGCTTGAAAACCTGTTGAGGACCGAGGACGGCGCCAACATCACGGCCGATCACGTCCGCGCACTGGCCGGTTGGGATCCCAACGCCGAGCCCGACACTGAAATCCAGTTCACGCCGGCGCGCGTGATCATGCAGGACTTCACTGGCGTGCCCTGCGTTGTTGACCTCGCCACCATGCGTGAGGCCGTCAAGGAACTCGGCGGCGACCCCAAGCGGGTCAACCCGCTGGCACCGGCGGAAATGGTCATCGACCACTCCGTGCAGATCGACGCCTTCGGCAACTCCGGCGCACTGGAGCGCAACATGGAGATCGAGTACCAGCGCAACGGCGAGCGGTACCAGTTCCTTCGCTGGGGCCAGACCGCGTTCGACGACTTCAAGGTCGTCCCGCCGGGAACCGGCATCGTGCACCAGGTCAACATCGAATACCTGGCCCGCACCGTCATGACCCGTGAAGTTGACGGCGTGCTCCGGGCCTACCCGGACACCTGCGTCGGCACCGACTCGCACACCACCATGGTCAACGGCCTGGGCGTGCTCGGCTGGGGCGTCGGCGGCATCGAAGCCGAAGCTGCCATGCTCGGCCAGCCCGTCTCCATGCTGATCCCGCGCGTCGTGGGCTTCAAGCTGACCGGGTCCATCCCGGCCGGCGCCACCGCCACCGACGTTGTGCTCACCATCACCGAGCAGCTGCGCCAGCACGGTGTGGTCGGCAAGTTCGTGGAATTCTACGGCGAAGGCGTCGCGGCCGTGCCGCTGGCCAACCGCGCCACCATCGGCAACATGAGCCCCGAATTCGGCTCCACCGCCGCGATGTTCCCGATCGACGACGTCACCCTCGACTACCTGCGCCTCACCGGCCGGTCCGACGAGAACGTTGCCCTCGTGGAGTCCTACGCGAAGGAACAGGGCCTCTGGCACGACCCTTCCCGCGAGATCAAGTTCTCCGAGTACCTCGAGCTGGACCTCTCGACCGTTGTCCCGTCGATCTCCGGCCCGAAGCGCCCGCAGGACCGCATCATCCTCACCGAATCGAAGGCCCAGTTCCGCGAGGACCTGCGCAACTACGTGAAGGAAGACCTCGCCGACGGCAGCCTGGACGAAGCGATCGACGAGAGCTTCCCGGCGTCGGACGCCCCGTCCTTCACCGCCTCCGGCACGCACCTCACCGACCAGGCGCCGCACGCGCACGGCCCGAAGTCCAACGGCCGCCCGTCCAAGACCGTCGCGGTCAAGACCGCCGACGGCCGCGAGTTCGAACTGGACCACGGCGCGGTGTCGATCGCCTCGATCACCTCCTGCACCAACACGTCCAACCCGTCCGTGATGCTCGCCGCAGCCCTGCTGGCCCGCAACGCCGTGGACAAGGGCCTGACCTCCAAGCCGTGGGTCAAGACCTCCGTGGCCCCCGGGTCCAAGGTTGTCACCGACTACTACAACAAGTCGGGACTGACCCCGTACCTGGAGAAGCTCGGCTTCTACATCGTCGGTTACGGCTGCGCGACCTGCATCGGCAACTCCGGCCCGCTCGACGCCGAAATCTCCGAGGCCATCCAGGCCAACGACCTTTCCGTCACGGCCGTGCTCTCCGGCAACCGCAACTTCGAAGGCCGGATCAACCCGGACGTCAAGATGAACTACCTGGCCTCCCCGCCGCTGGTCATCGCGTACGCCCTGGCCGGCACCATGGACTTCGACTTCGAAAACGACGCGCTGGGCCAGGACGAGGCTGGCAACGACGTCTTCCTGAAGGACATCTGGCCGAACCCGGTAGAGGTCCAGCAGGTCATCGACTCCTCGATTGACAAGGGCATGTTCGCCCGCGGCTACGAGGGTGTCTTCGAGGGCGACGAGCGCTGGAAGGCACTCGACACCCCGGCCGGCGACACGTTCGCCTGGGACGAGAAGTCCACCTACGTCCGGAAGCCCCCGTACTTCGAGGGCATGCAGGCGCAGCCGGAGCCCGTGCAGGACATCACCGGGGCGCGTGTGCTGCTCAAGCTCGGCGATTCCGTCACCACGGACCACATCTCCCCGGCCGGTTCCTTCAAGTCCGACACCCCGGCCGGCCAGTACCTGCTGGCCAACGGTGTGGAGCGCAAGGACTTCAACTCCTACGGCTCACGCCGTGGCAACCACGAAGTCATGATCCGCGGCACCTTCGCCAACATCCGGATCAAGAACCAGCTCCTGGAAGGCGTCGAGGGCGGCTTCACCCGCGACTTCACCCAGGCCGACGGCCCGCAGGCCTATGTCTACGACGCCGCGCAGAACTACCAGGCCGCCGGCACCCCGCTGGTTGTCCTGGCCGGCAAGGAGTACGGCTCCGGCTCGTCCCGTGACTGGGCCGCCAAGGGCACCGCACTGCTGGGTGTCAAGGCTGTCATCGCGGAAAGCTACGAGCGCATCCACCGCTCCAACCTGATCGGCATGGGCGTCCTGCCGCTGCAGTACCCGGCCGGCCAGAACGCCGCCAGCCTGGGCCTGACCGGCACGGAAACCTTCGCCGTTGAGGGTGTCACCGCCCTCAACGAAGGCACCACGCCGAAGACCCTCAAGGTCACTGCCACGGCCGAAGACGGCTCCACCACCTCGTTCGACGCGGTCCTGCGCATCGACACCCCGGGTGAAGCCGACTACTACCGCAACGGCGGCATCCTGCAGTACGTGCTGCGCCAGATCTCGGCCAACTAG
- a CDS encoding class I SAM-dependent RNA methyltransferase gives MSTDTRTPARTELIVDVGPVAHGGHCVARHEGRVIFVRHGIPGEKVRIRLTDDGESAKFWRADVVEVLEPSPDRVEHFWHAADAQRAWSHGHPPVGGAELGHVALERQRSLKAEVLADQLHRLAGVELSVPVEAVGEAAGAAGTGLAWRTRAGFAVTTGGKLGMHAHRSDAVFPVREMPLAVEAINALKLWDIDLQGIERVEVAAPANGSRPLVLLVPSAGTRAKRLGAIAAQLPDDVSVAAVDPGTGAVTQLRGRTWVQETAAGHEYRVTGDGFWQIHRDAPETLVGAVTGFLHEGGYLAAGSVVADLYAGAGLFTAPLADAVGVTGSVLSVEGAPGTSRDARKNLHGAPQVDIIQGKVERVLRQQPRSFDALLLDPPRAGAGKAVVNQLVASQPRAIAYVSCDPASFARDVGYFQQAGWALAGLRAFDLYPHTHHLETVALLTPRG, from the coding sequence ATGAGCACCGACACCCGGACCCCCGCCCGCACCGAGCTGATTGTCGACGTCGGCCCGGTCGCCCACGGCGGCCACTGCGTGGCCCGGCACGAGGGCCGGGTGATCTTCGTCCGGCACGGCATCCCCGGCGAAAAGGTCCGGATCCGGTTGACCGACGACGGCGAATCCGCCAAGTTCTGGCGTGCCGACGTCGTCGAGGTGCTGGAGCCCTCACCGGACCGGGTGGAGCACTTCTGGCACGCGGCCGACGCGCAGCGGGCCTGGTCCCACGGCCACCCGCCGGTCGGCGGCGCCGAGCTGGGGCACGTCGCGCTGGAGCGCCAGCGCAGCCTCAAAGCCGAGGTCCTGGCCGATCAACTGCACCGGCTCGCCGGCGTCGAACTTTCCGTTCCGGTCGAAGCGGTGGGGGAGGCGGCCGGCGCCGCCGGCACCGGCCTGGCCTGGCGGACCCGGGCGGGCTTCGCCGTGACGACCGGGGGGAAGCTGGGCATGCACGCGCACCGCTCCGACGCCGTGTTCCCGGTCCGCGAGATGCCGCTGGCCGTCGAAGCAATCAACGCCCTCAAACTCTGGGACATCGACCTGCAGGGCATCGAGCGGGTGGAGGTCGCAGCCCCGGCCAACGGCTCCCGGCCGCTGGTGCTCCTGGTCCCGTCCGCCGGAACCCGGGCCAAGCGGCTCGGCGCCATTGCGGCCCAGCTGCCGGATGATGTTTCGGTGGCGGCCGTTGACCCCGGCACGGGCGCCGTGACGCAGTTGCGCGGCCGCACCTGGGTGCAGGAAACCGCAGCCGGGCACGAGTACCGTGTCACCGGCGACGGGTTCTGGCAGATCCACCGCGACGCCCCGGAGACGCTGGTGGGGGCCGTCACCGGCTTCCTGCACGAGGGCGGCTACCTTGCCGCCGGGTCGGTGGTGGCGGACCTCTACGCCGGCGCCGGGCTCTTCACCGCGCCGCTGGCCGACGCCGTCGGCGTCACCGGGTCCGTGCTGTCCGTGGAAGGGGCGCCGGGCACCAGCCGGGATGCGCGGAAGAACCTGCACGGCGCGCCCCAGGTCGACATCATCCAGGGCAAGGTCGAACGCGTGCTGCGGCAGCAGCCCCGCAGCTTCGACGCCCTGCTCCTGGACCCGCCCCGGGCCGGTGCCGGCAAGGCGGTCGTGAACCAGCTGGTGGCGTCCCAGCCCCGCGCCATCGCGTATGTCTCCTGCGATCCGGCGTCGTTCGCGCGGGACGTGGGGTACTTCCAGCAGGCCGGCTGGGCCCTGGCGGGACTGCGCGCCTTCGACCTGTACCCGCACACCCACCACCTGGAGACTGTGGCGTTACTGACTCCCCGGGGCTGA
- a CDS encoding APC family permease, translated as MLTIFNAVKRVLVGRPFRNDRLAHTLLPKRIALPIFASDALSSVAYAPDEILLTLALAGVSAVAFSPWVGLAVMVVLLTVVASYRQNVHAYPSGGGDYEIANENLGKYAGLTVASALLVDYVLTVAVSMSSAAAYLTTAVPSLHGQQAAIATIGVVILALVNLRGIREAGTVFAVPTYIFMFSILGMTAVGMFQAATGQLGQAPSAAFEIVPAAGFDEGMVGLAGAFLLLRAFSSGAAALTGVEAISNGVPNFQKPKSKNAATTLLLLGVIAASMLAGIIYLANATKVHIVLDPAKEFLLDGKPLPEDYIQNPAISQIAQTVFGAGSIPFYIVVAATGVILVFASNTAFNGFPVLGSILAQDGYLPRQLRTRGDRLAFSNGVLALAAGALVLIISFDADVTKLIQLYIVGVFISFTLSQLGMIRHWGRELKLAKDAATKLRMLKSRTINTIGFGMTGLVLVIVLITKFEQGAWIALLAMFILFLIMWSIRAHYDNVAKELAVDEDSSPRALPTRVHAVLLVSHVRKPVLRALAYARASRPSRLDAITVDISPEETEQTLADWEKLEIPVPLTVLASPFRETVTPIMEYIKNMRRDSPRDLIVVYIPEYVVGKWWEQLVHNQTALRIKTRLHFEPGVMVASVPWQLKSSEEAKKLQDIQ; from the coding sequence GTGCTGACAATTTTCAATGCCGTGAAACGGGTGCTGGTAGGCAGGCCCTTCCGGAACGACCGTCTGGCCCACACCCTGCTGCCCAAGCGGATCGCGCTCCCCATTTTCGCCTCCGATGCGCTCTCCTCGGTGGCGTACGCACCGGACGAAATCCTGCTGACCCTGGCCCTGGCCGGCGTCAGCGCCGTGGCCTTCTCGCCCTGGGTGGGCCTGGCCGTGATGGTGGTGCTGCTGACCGTGGTGGCCTCGTACCGCCAGAACGTCCACGCCTACCCCTCCGGCGGCGGCGACTACGAGATCGCCAACGAAAACCTGGGCAAGTACGCCGGCCTCACCGTCGCCTCGGCCCTGCTGGTTGACTACGTCCTCACCGTCGCGGTGTCGATGTCCTCGGCCGCGGCCTACCTCACCACTGCCGTGCCCTCGCTGCACGGACAGCAAGCCGCGATCGCCACGATCGGCGTCGTCATCCTGGCCCTGGTGAACCTGCGCGGCATCCGCGAAGCCGGCACGGTCTTCGCGGTACCGACCTACATCTTTATGTTCTCGATCCTCGGCATGACCGCCGTCGGCATGTTCCAGGCCGCCACCGGCCAGCTGGGCCAGGCGCCGTCGGCCGCGTTCGAGATCGTCCCGGCCGCCGGCTTCGACGAGGGGATGGTGGGCCTGGCGGGCGCGTTCCTGCTGCTCCGGGCGTTCTCCTCGGGCGCCGCCGCCCTGACCGGCGTCGAGGCGATCAGCAACGGTGTGCCGAACTTCCAGAAACCCAAGAGCAAGAACGCGGCCACCACGCTGCTGCTGCTCGGCGTGATCGCGGCCTCCATGCTGGCCGGCATCATCTACCTGGCCAACGCCACCAAGGTGCACATTGTGCTGGACCCGGCCAAGGAGTTCCTGCTGGACGGCAAGCCGCTGCCCGAGGACTACATCCAGAACCCGGCGATCAGCCAGATCGCCCAGACCGTCTTCGGCGCCGGCTCGATCCCGTTCTACATTGTGGTCGCCGCCACCGGCGTGATCCTGGTGTTCGCCTCCAACACCGCCTTCAACGGCTTCCCGGTCCTCGGCTCGATCCTCGCCCAGGACGGCTACCTGCCGCGCCAGCTCCGCACCCGCGGCGACCGGCTCGCGTTCAGCAACGGTGTGCTGGCGCTGGCCGCCGGCGCGCTGGTGCTGATCATCTCCTTCGACGCGGATGTCACCAAGCTCATCCAGCTCTACATCGTGGGCGTCTTCATTTCCTTCACCCTGAGCCAGCTCGGCATGATCAGGCACTGGGGCCGCGAGCTGAAGCTCGCCAAGGACGCCGCCACGAAGCTGCGGATGCTCAAGTCCCGCACCATCAACACGATCGGCTTCGGCATGACCGGCCTGGTCCTGGTGATTGTGCTGATCACGAAGTTCGAACAGGGTGCCTGGATCGCCCTGCTGGCCATGTTCATCCTCTTCCTGATCATGTGGAGCATCCGGGCGCACTACGACAACGTGGCCAAGGAGCTCGCCGTCGATGAGGACTCCTCGCCGCGCGCTCTTCCCACCCGGGTGCACGCCGTGCTGCTCGTCTCGCACGTCCGCAAACCCGTCCTCCGGGCGCTGGCCTACGCCCGCGCCTCACGGCCCTCCCGGCTGGACGCCATCACGGTGGACATCAGCCCGGAGGAGACGGAACAGACCCTCGCGGACTGGGAGAAACTGGAGATCCCGGTGCCGCTAACGGTACTGGCGAGCCCGTTCCGTGAGACCGTCACGCCGATCATGGAGTACATCAAGAACATGCGCCGCGACTCCCCGCGGGACCTGATCGTCGTGTACATCCCCGAATACGTCGTGGGCAAGTGGTGGGAGCAGCTGGTGCACAACCAGACGGCGCTGCGGATCAAGACCCGGCTGCACTTCGAGCCCGGCGTCATGGTCGCCAGCGTGCCATGGCAGCTGAAATCCTCCGAAGAAGCCAAGAAACTGCAGGACATCCAATGA
- a CDS encoding TrkA family potassium uptake protein: MAHFVIMGCGRVGATLAHTLEDAGHSVAIIDQDDRAFRRLRTGFSGRKVTGVGFDRETLKQAGVEEAYAFAAVSSGDNSNILATRVARETFHVPHVVARIYDPGRAEIYQRLGIPTVAAVRWSADQVLRRILPEQHLAGDFRDPSGRLVLAEVDVDAGWIGHPLSAIEKAADIRIAYLTRFGEGILPGPGTLYQDGDTVHAMLSVDRTSEVAHILAKSPAKES; the protein is encoded by the coding sequence GTGGCGCACTTCGTGATCATGGGTTGTGGCCGTGTTGGGGCGACCCTGGCGCACACACTGGAGGACGCCGGCCATTCGGTCGCGATCATCGACCAGGACGACCGCGCTTTCCGCCGGCTGCGGACCGGCTTTTCCGGCCGCAAGGTCACCGGCGTCGGCTTTGACCGGGAAACGCTCAAGCAGGCCGGCGTCGAGGAGGCCTACGCCTTCGCCGCCGTGTCCAGCGGTGACAATTCCAACATCCTGGCCACCCGGGTGGCCCGCGAAACGTTCCACGTCCCGCACGTCGTGGCGCGGATCTACGACCCGGGCCGCGCGGAGATCTACCAGCGGCTCGGCATCCCCACGGTCGCCGCGGTGCGCTGGAGCGCGGACCAGGTGCTGCGCCGCATCCTGCCCGAGCAGCACCTCGCCGGCGACTTCCGCGACCCGTCCGGCCGGCTGGTGCTCGCCGAGGTGGACGTGGACGCCGGCTGGATCGGCCACCCGCTCTCCGCGATCGAAAAGGCCGCCGACATCCGCATCGCCTATCTCACCCGCTTCGGCGAGGGCATCCTCCCCGGACCCGGAACCCTGTACCAGGACGGCGACACCGTCCACGCCATGCTAAGCGTGGACCGCACCTCCGAGGTCGCCCACATTCTTGCCAAATCCCCCGCCAAGGAGTCCTAA
- a CDS encoding TrkA family potassium uptake protein → MKVVIVGAGSVGSSIARELLAHKHEILLIDLKPEVIGRSGLRGAHWLVGDACELSTLKDARLEDADVVVSATGDDKVNLVVSLLAKTEFGVGRTVGRVNNPKNDWMFDDSWGVDVAVNTPQLMTALVEEAVEIGDLVRLLTLQTGVSSLVEFTVPHDSHVIGLTVGDIDWPEDATLVAILRDQAPITPSRDDVIDGGDELFFVTTIAAEDGLRGLLSAPESDVDTAGEPSGAGQHPAAVEPHGRETQPAGDDGFEG, encoded by the coding sequence GTGAAAGTCGTCATCGTCGGGGCGGGCAGCGTCGGTTCCTCGATCGCCCGTGAACTGCTGGCCCACAAACACGAAATCCTGCTGATCGACCTCAAGCCGGAGGTGATCGGCCGCAGCGGGCTGCGCGGCGCGCACTGGCTGGTTGGCGACGCCTGTGAACTCAGCACGCTCAAGGACGCCCGGCTGGAGGACGCCGACGTCGTGGTGTCCGCGACCGGCGACGACAAGGTGAACCTGGTGGTGTCGCTGCTGGCCAAGACCGAATTCGGCGTCGGCCGGACCGTGGGCCGGGTCAACAACCCGAAGAACGACTGGATGTTCGACGACTCCTGGGGCGTCGACGTCGCGGTCAACACCCCGCAACTGATGACCGCGCTGGTGGAGGAAGCCGTGGAAATCGGCGACCTGGTCCGGCTGCTGACCCTGCAGACCGGGGTGTCCTCGCTGGTGGAGTTCACGGTGCCGCACGACTCCCACGTGATCGGCCTGACCGTGGGTGATATCGACTGGCCCGAGGACGCCACCCTGGTGGCGATCCTGCGCGACCAGGCGCCGATCACGCCCAGCCGTGACGATGTGATTGACGGCGGCGACGAGCTGTTCTTCGTCACCACGATCGCCGCGGAGGACGGGCTGCGCGGCCTGCTCTCCGCTCCGGAGTCCGACGTCGACACCGCCGGGGAGCCGTCCGGTGCGGGCCAGCACCCGGCCGCCGTCGAACCGCACGGCCGCGAGACCCAGCCCGCCGGCGACGACGGCTTCGAGGGCTGA
- a CDS encoding DUF3159 domain-containing protein: MSTPEDQQPTVAQLAEGYAAKAGLHRSGNGNIDVLKSAGGVQGIAESILPGLVFLVAFTVARDLPLALVAALAVAAAFTVARLLQRKPLTQALAGIVGVGLSAWLANSTGKAEDFYVLGFFTNLGYIVAMSISIAVRWPFAGLLFGFIRNEGLDWRKHPARVKAYRIGTWVIISVLVLRLLVQVPLYFMGEQGLAGLATTRLLMGAPLYILGMWVAWLLTRPAPAPAEEPVEPS; encoded by the coding sequence ATGAGCACCCCCGAAGACCAGCAGCCCACCGTGGCCCAGCTCGCCGAAGGCTATGCGGCCAAGGCAGGCCTGCACCGCTCCGGCAACGGCAACATTGACGTGCTCAAGAGCGCCGGCGGCGTCCAGGGCATCGCCGAGAGCATCCTGCCCGGGCTGGTGTTCCTGGTCGCATTCACCGTCGCCCGCGACCTTCCGCTGGCCCTCGTCGCCGCGCTGGCCGTGGCCGCGGCGTTCACCGTCGCGCGGCTTCTCCAGCGCAAACCGCTGACGCAGGCGCTGGCCGGCATTGTCGGCGTCGGGCTCTCGGCCTGGCTGGCGAATTCCACCGGCAAAGCCGAGGACTTCTACGTGCTCGGGTTCTTCACCAACCTCGGGTACATCGTCGCGATGTCCATCTCGATCGCGGTGCGGTGGCCGTTCGCCGGGCTCCTTTTCGGGTTCATCCGGAACGAAGGCCTGGACTGGCGCAAGCACCCGGCCAGGGTCAAGGCGTACCGCATCGGCACCTGGGTGATCATCTCGGTGCTGGTCCTCCGCCTGCTCGTCCAGGTCCCGCTGTATTTCATGGGGGAGCAGGGCCTCGCCGGCCTCGCCACCACCCGCCTGCTGATGGGCGCACCGCTGTACATCCTGGGCATGTGGGTGGCCTGGCTGCTCACCCGCCCCGCGCCGGCCCCCGCCGAGGAGCCGGTCGAACCCAGCTGA
- a CDS encoding DUF3710 domain-containing protein, translated as MVFGRGRKAKQEQLTDTGETREADAVDAGAPAGATDGAVRGSGPYDASEIDNQDGYVDLGALLIAPREGLQLRLEVEEATQRVVAVTMDLEGSSLQLQAFAAPRSEGLWDEIREQIGQSVGSQGGQVDEIEGHFGIELVAKLPAGDGSEGYRVARFIGVDGPRWFLRGVLGGEAALDRNAAAGLEDLFRQIVVVRGENPMPPRDLLQLRLPRDSGAAAPQGAPEFDQPERGPEITQIG; from the coding sequence ATGGTTTTTGGGCGTGGCAGGAAAGCCAAGCAGGAGCAGTTGACGGACACCGGCGAGACCCGGGAGGCCGACGCTGTGGACGCCGGTGCACCCGCCGGGGCCACGGACGGCGCCGTCCGCGGGTCCGGCCCGTATGACGCCTCGGAAATCGACAACCAGGACGGCTACGTGGACCTCGGCGCCCTGCTGATTGCCCCGCGCGAAGGACTGCAGCTCCGGCTGGAAGTCGAGGAAGCCACCCAGCGCGTCGTCGCCGTGACCATGGACCTGGAAGGCTCCAGCCTGCAGCTGCAGGCTTTCGCAGCGCCCCGCTCCGAGGGCCTCTGGGACGAAATCCGCGAGCAGATCGGCCAGTCCGTGGGCAGCCAGGGCGGCCAGGTCGACGAGATCGAGGGCCACTTCGGCATTGAACTCGTCGCGAAGCTGCCTGCCGGCGACGGCAGCGAGGGCTACCGCGTGGCCCGGTTCATCGGCGTCGACGGCCCCCGCTGGTTCCTCCGCGGCGTCCTCGGCGGGGAAGCCGCGCTGGACCGCAACGCCGCCGCCGGACTCGAGGACCTCTTCCGCCAGATTGTTGTGGTGCGCGGCGAGAACCCGATGCCCCCGCGCGACCTGCTGCAGCTCCGCCTGCCGCGCGACTCCGGCGCCGCGGCGCCGCAGGGTGCCCCCGAGTTTGACCAGCCCGAGCGCGGACCGGAGATTACCCAGATTGGTTGA
- the dut gene encoding dUTP diphosphatase: protein MTEETTAVTAPPAGPATGGISAFGAPTLKVQLKMLDDGLEPPSYAHPGDAGADLRAREDVVLAPGERRLVPTGVSIALPDGFVALIHPRSGLATKHGLTVVNAPGTVDAGYRGEIAVTLLNTDREQAIELRRGDRIAQMVIQRVEYADFVPVQELSESVRGDGGFGSTGGFGAPGA from the coding sequence GTGACTGAAGAAACGACGGCCGTGACCGCCCCGCCGGCAGGGCCCGCAACCGGCGGCATTTCCGCGTTCGGAGCCCCCACCCTGAAGGTGCAGCTCAAAATGCTCGACGACGGCCTGGAGCCGCCCTCGTATGCCCACCCGGGCGACGCCGGCGCGGACCTGCGCGCCCGCGAGGACGTTGTGCTCGCGCCGGGGGAGCGGCGGCTGGTGCCCACCGGCGTCTCCATCGCCCTTCCCGACGGCTTTGTGGCCCTGATCCACCCGCGCTCCGGCCTCGCCACCAAGCACGGACTGACCGTGGTGAACGCTCCCGGCACGGTGGACGCGGGGTACCGCGGCGAGATCGCCGTGACACTGCTGAATACCGACCGCGAGCAGGCGATTGAACTGCGCCGCGGCGATAGAATTGCACAAATGGTCATCCAGCGTGTGGAGTACGCCGACTTCGTGCCCGTCCAGGAACTCAGCGAGTCCGTCCGCGGTGACGGCGGCTTCGGCTCCACCGGCGGATTCGGCGCCCCCGGGGCCTGA
- a CDS encoding DUF3093 domain-containing protein, producing the protein MPESSAAVPASNTPHNATVLFSEKLWPSFWIWLVAAGLAGAGILVFAPISIAAGITAAVVLFVILAVLLVLSTPTISVTAGTLRVGRATIDRGFVGAAEAFRGAEATAERGTRLNGLAFMCIRGWIDPVVRIEITDPSDRTPYWLASSRHPDQLVAVLNG; encoded by the coding sequence ATGCCCGAATCCAGCGCCGCCGTGCCTGCCTCCAACACCCCCCACAACGCCACCGTCCTCTTTAGTGAGAAGCTCTGGCCCAGTTTTTGGATCTGGCTGGTGGCGGCGGGACTGGCCGGGGCCGGCATCCTGGTGTTCGCGCCGATCAGCATCGCCGCGGGGATCACGGCCGCCGTGGTGCTCTTCGTTATCCTGGCCGTGCTTTTGGTCCTGTCCACGCCGACGATCTCGGTCACCGCCGGAACCCTGCGCGTCGGGCGGGCCACGATTGACCGGGGCTTCGTTGGCGCCGCCGAGGCCTTCCGCGGGGCGGAGGCGACGGCGGAGCGCGGCACCCGGCTCAACGGCCTGGCGTTTATGTGCATCCGGGGCTGGATCGATCCGGTGGTCCGGATCGAGATCACCGACCCCTCGGACCGCACGCCGTACTGGCTGGCGTCCTCGCGGCACCCGGACCAGCTCGTCGCGGTCCTGAACGGCTAA
- a CDS encoding DUF4193 domain-containing protein, producing the protein MATDYDAPRKTEEDLNEDSIEELKSRRTDKPSAVVDEDETDLAEGYELPGADLSGEELLVRVLPAQADEFTCASCFLVRHRSQIAREKDGLKYCKDCEG; encoded by the coding sequence ATGGCGACAGACTACGATGCGCCGCGCAAGACTGAAGAAGACCTCAACGAGGATTCCATCGAGGAACTGAAGTCGCGGCGTACGGACAAGCCTTCCGCGGTGGTCGATGAAGACGAAACCGACCTCGCCGAAGGCTACGAACTCCCGGGCGCTGACTTGTCCGGCGAGGAGCTGCTGGTCCGGGTCCTGCCCGCCCAGGCAGACGAATTTACCTGTGCCTCCTGCTTCCTCGTCCGCCACCGCTCGCAGATCGCCCGCGAAAAGGACGGCCTGAAGTACTGCAAGGACTGCGAGGGCTAA